Part of the Pseudomonadota bacterium genome is shown below.
CCGAATTCCATATCCAGGTCATCATGGACAACTATAAGGTCTTTTAATTGTATATCCATCCTTTTCATCAGGGATAAAAGCGGTCCGCCAGACAGGTTCATGAAGGTGTCCGGTTTTGCAATAAGCACCTCTTGATATGTGCCTACCTTACACCCGGATAATTTCTTCTTTAAAGGGATATTAAATCTTTCAGAAAACCTGTCGATTACAAGATAGCCAATGTTATGTCTCGTATATGAATATTCAAAACCTTTATTTCCAAGACCACATAATAAAAACAAAAAATCCTCTATTCCCCCTTCTTTTCTCTCTTTTCTCCCTTCTCTGCCTTTTCTGCTTTCTCTCTCTTCTCTGCCTTTTCTCCCTTTTCCCCCTT
Proteins encoded:
- a CDS encoding aminoacyl-tRNA hydrolase, coding for MFLLCGLGNKGFEYSYTRHNIGYLVIDRFSERFNIPLKKKLSGCKVGTYQEVLIAKPDTFMNLSGGPLLSLMKRMDIQLKDLIVVHDDLDMEFG